One segment of Pantoea sp. Lij88 DNA contains the following:
- a CDS encoding MFS transporter, with product MTALDAAQQHKHQSRLNWGTRTIFLINGLGMSAWAPLVPFARDRLQLSGASLGALLLCLGVGSLAAMPVTGTLVAKFGCRRVMCFSTLLVLIMMPLLATADSHLVMAAALMLFGAGLGMLDVAMNYQAVQVEQAADKPMMSGFHGFFSLGGILGAGTVSLLLSQSFTPLTATLVVMAVMLLLLLWRLPVLMNERLHQPDQPWLVIPRGWVAFLGLLCFILFLAEGAVLDWGALLLLQNPEMTPASAGLGYAVFSVAMTLGRFSGDKIIQRFGRYPVMLTGALTAAAGMSLAVWLPWPEIALLAFLLVGFGLSNTVPMLFNAAGNQQDMPANLAISAMTTLGYAGILSGPALIGFISQWISLSGAFIVIALLLLAVAASARKVAR from the coding sequence ATGACTGCACTGGACGCTGCACAACAACATAAACATCAGAGCCGCCTGAACTGGGGCACGCGCACCATCTTCTTAATCAATGGGTTAGGGATGTCGGCCTGGGCGCCGCTGGTCCCCTTTGCCCGCGATCGTCTGCAGCTCAGCGGGGCCTCACTGGGCGCGTTACTGCTCTGTCTGGGGGTCGGTTCGTTAGCCGCGATGCCGGTGACCGGCACACTGGTGGCGAAGTTTGGCTGCCGCCGGGTGATGTGCTTCTCTACCCTGTTAGTGCTGATTATGATGCCGCTGCTGGCGACGGCTGACTCTCATCTGGTGATGGCGGCTGCGCTGATGCTTTTTGGTGCCGGGCTGGGCATGCTGGATGTGGCAATGAATTATCAGGCGGTTCAGGTTGAGCAGGCGGCGGATAAGCCGATGATGTCGGGCTTCCATGGATTCTTCAGTCTTGGCGGGATTCTGGGCGCGGGCACGGTCAGTCTGTTGCTGAGCCAGTCTTTCACCCCGCTGACCGCCACGCTGGTCGTGATGGCAGTGATGTTGTTACTGCTGCTGTGGCGACTTCCGGTGTTAATGAACGAACGTCTGCACCAGCCCGATCAGCCCTGGCTGGTGATCCCACGTGGCTGGGTGGCCTTCCTGGGCCTGCTCTGCTTTATCCTGTTTCTGGCGGAAGGGGCGGTTCTGGACTGGGGCGCGCTGCTGCTGTTGCAGAATCCGGAAATGACACCCGCCTCGGCCGGACTCGGCTATGCGGTCTTCTCCGTGGCGATGACGCTGGGCCGTTTCAGCGGCGATAAGATCATCCAGCGTTTTGGTCGCTACCCGGTAATGCTGACCGGCGCGCTGACCGCCGCAGCGGGCATGAGTCTGGCCGTCTGGCTGCCGTGGCCGGAGATCGCCCTGCTCGCTTTCCTGCTGGTCGGCTTTGGTTTATCCAACACGGTGCCGATGTTGTTCAATGCTGCCGGGAATCAACAGGATATGCCTGCGAACCTGGCGATTTCTGCCATGACAACGCTGGGATATGCGGGTATTCTCTCAGGTCCGGCTTTAATCGGATTCATTTCGCAATGGATCAGCCTCAGCGGCGCATTTATAGTCATCGCCCTGTTGCTGTTAGCGGTAGCCGCCAGTGCGCGAAAAGTTGCGCGATAA